tGTCAGCACAGATTACATTCTGTGGCAGATTTCATTTCACTTTATGTGGAAAACTATGACGCTCCGTCTTCTGACAGCATCACGCTAAAACTGGATTCAATCAGGAGGTCAGGTTCAGGTCCACACGGAGTACCTCTAGGTCACAGCTGAGACAGTTGATGCTATGCTAACTGCATACCGCCCATGTGCAGTGATGTTTAATAACACCTCAGGACTTTTGGAAGTTTTGGTGACCCCCCCTCCCTGACCTGATTGCATCCCAGCAACCTTTTGTTTGACCGTTGTCCTGGTAACGGCTGTCTGACGACGATGGTCACTCACACCAAATCTTTGATTGATTGCTGTCGTTAGGCGCTCCTGTCTCCAGGTGGCTGAGCCATGCAGGGGTGTATAGGTCACACTTTTAGTAGTTAGCATAGCATTAGCTTttgatcattatttttaattatttttttacttaattgTATTTGGAAGGAGCCAGTCTGATGTTAGCCTTTGGGTTAGCCCAGCAAACATACATCATCTCAGAGCAATAAAGTTTATGCTGGTGATgttgaagtcatgtgaccatgctagcttagcattagttttttcctgtatttttcTCAGTATATGCTAAGATATgccacaatttaaaaaaaaaatcgctTTGGATGTTTGTAGAGGAAAAGCCTTGAAATGCTAACTTCCGGGTTGGGCTACAAATTACCTTACGTCACCTGAAGGGGCGTGGCTTCGAAGAGAAGGCCCGGAAGTGCATTataagcatttatttattttaataaatacatttagagCCAAAGATGTGTTTGTTGGATATTTTATGACACATCTATAAAATAGGAATATGTATAATTGTTCAAATTTAATGTATGTATGAGTATTTtcataaatgcattttaaagttCTGTTTGTCTTCGTGGGCAGCCTGACTCAGGGATGGTGgacaccaaaaaaataaaaataaataaatctccgTGAACCCATGGAAACAGATTAAATCTGAGCTGCTGCGGCGTCAGGAAAATAGCGGATGAAACTCACAGCGGCTCTCCACACGTAGCTCCCCCGGGCTGCGGGTGGAGATGGCCCGCAGGCCCGTCAGCTCTGCGGCGACTTACCAGATTTCGGTGGATAACGATACACCGAGTTGGACGGGATGTCCACCTCCTCCACGCCGATGTTCTGCCTGCTCGTTAAAGCTCCCATTGCCGCAGAGCACGCGGGTTAACGGGCAGAACAGTTCAGCTTCGCGTTGTGCGCTGCGCCTCTTTTATTCCCGGTCATTTAATCCGCGCTGCCCCGTCCATTCCTGTCCGGTCCGAGCCCCGCCGTGAATGTGACCGTCCCGGGGATTAGCTGCTTGTTCTCTGGCTGCTTATCCCTCCCTGCTCCGATGCAGAAAACAGCCGTGACGGTCGCTAAAACAgcgggggtggtggtggtggtggtgggggccGCACAGACCAccaaatcctgttttttttttttatttattgtggaTGTGTGTCTCAAAGCAGCGTCGACATCCTCCGGGGCCCTGAGGATATTGTGTCCCCTGAAAGAGAGGTCTATGGATCCTCGTGACGTCAGCCAGGCGCAAATCCTGGACCGTGGTTTTTGCGCagtccccctttctctctctctctctctctcttcagcagCGTGACCTTCCTACGGCAGCCGCGCGAGGAGCGGCGCTGACTGCAGTGcagaaaggacacacacacacacacacacacacacacacgcagacacacacacgcagacacacacacacgaactcaaaaaagaaaatcaacaaTTGAACCTTTTTATCGCAACAAGTAGCAACTTGTGCACAATAATCAACACAACCGTAAACAACggcacattaacacacacacacacacacacacacacacacacacacacacacacacacaggggtcatTTGATGGAAATAGACAGAACAAAGGTAGAAATAGCGCTGCACTACCACCTCCTCACCGATGGGGCCACTGTAGCTCTGACTGTGAGGGAGGCGGACAGCCgcgcagccaatcagaagagGCCAACGCGGGCGCAAAGAAAGGGGGAAAGGGAAGCTCCATTGCCGCCATTTCACGTGAAAAGCTGCGCGGCACAAGCAGCCCGCAGAGCAGAAGAAGTCAGATTAAAACGTCAGGAACCAAGTTAGAATCCGGACTTGGAGATTTATAACGCGACTCTAGCGGTTTTGTCAGGAAGTAGGGTTTGTAGTTTTTCGTCTTCTGCTGCCAGTAGACGACAGAAAATGAGCTACGGAAGGCCGCCGCCAGACGTCGAGGGGATGACCTCCCTGAAAGTGGACAACCTGACTTACAGGACCTCTCCGGAGACTCTACGCAGGGTGTTCGAAAAGTACGGCCGTGTGGGAGACGTGTACATCCCGCGGGACAGGTACACAAAGGAGAGCCGCGGCTTCGCCTTCGTGCGCTTCCTCGACAAGCGCGACGCCGAGGACGCCATGGACGCCATGGATGGCGCGCTGCTCGACGGGCGGGAGCTGCGCGTTCAGATGGCCCGCTACGGAAGACCGCCGGACTCCATGTACAGCCGGAGAGGACCACCGCCGCGGAGGTACGGAGGAGGGTACGGACGCAGGAGCAGAAGGTAACTCCTGATGGGTGGGTTAGCTTTAGCCTAGTCAAAACCAGGGTGGGCACATGGCGACTTGAAGCCAGCAACGGAAACATGGCTCCCGATCTTGCAGTGCTACATGCTAACTCCATTAGCATTTTTGTTTACTGCAagttattattaaatatatgCCTGCTTTTACGGTGTAGCATTCGCTTTCATCAGCCATCGATAGATTAGGTTATTTTACTGATTCGTTAATCAATAATAGAGAAGAAACGGCCTAATCACAGCTTCAAGTAGCTCACATGTCTTTGTGCTGGATGATCACGTGACCATAAATCAATTCGGGCAACCTTCAAAGGTATTTTTTGTCACGTGACTGCATGTAAGCATGTGAGTCAGCGAGGGTTTTGTGTCTAGAAGTGAGTTTTTATACTTATTACAGAACTTATTTCGtacatgcatttttatttttggtgcATTTGTAaactcgtctctctctctctccccctgcagCCGCTCCGGCAGCCCCCGCCGCCGCAGACGCAGCAGAAGCCGCAGCCGGTCCAGGAGCCGCAGCCGTTCCCGTTCCAGGAGTCGCCACCACTACAGCCGCTCCAGGTCCCGCTCCTACTCCAGATCCAGGTCGAGGTCCCGGTCCAAGTCAAAGTCCAAGTCCAAGTCCAAGTCCAGAACCCCCAGACGGAGCAAGTCAAAGTCCCCCTCCAGGTCCCGGTCCCGCTCTAGGTCCAAGTCGAGGAGTCGGACCCCAGCTTCCAACAGGGGATCCAAATCCAGGTCCAGATCCAAATCCAAGAGCAGGCCCAAATCTCCAGAGGACAACGGAGCAGAGTCTTAATGCGGACCCACTATGACGGTACTCA
This window of the Parambassis ranga chromosome 6, fParRan2.1, whole genome shotgun sequence genome carries:
- the srsf2a gene encoding serine and arginine rich splicing factor 2a isoform X2 — its product is MSYGRPPPDVEGMTSLKVDNLTYRTSPETLRRVFEKYGRVGDVYIPRDRYTKESRGFAFVRFLDKRDAEDAMDAMDGALLDGRELRVQMARYGRPPDSMYSRRGPPPRSRSGSPRRRRRSRSRSRSRSRSRSRSRSRHHYSRSRSRSYSRSRSRSRSKSKSKSKSKSRTPRRSKSKSPSRSRSRSRSKSRSRTPASNRGSKSRSRSKSKSRPKSPEDNGAES
- the srsf2a gene encoding serine and arginine rich splicing factor 2a isoform X1; translated protein: MSYGRPPPDVEGMTSLKVDNLTYRTSPETLRRVFEKYGRVGDVYIPRDRYTKESRGFAFVRFLDKRDAEDAMDAMDGALLDGRELRVQMARYGRPPDSMYSRRGPPPRRYGGGYGRRSRSRSGSPRRRRRSRSRSRSRSRSRSRSRSRHHYSRSRSRSYSRSRSRSRSKSKSKSKSKSRTPRRSKSKSPSRSRSRSRSKSRSRTPASNRGSKSRSRSKSKSRPKSPEDNGAES